In Glycine max cultivar Williams 82 chromosome 7, Glycine_max_v4.0, whole genome shotgun sequence, a single window of DNA contains:
- the LOC100803516 gene encoding uncharacterized protein isoform X1 has translation MQKGFSHALVKKEAYSQLNYPTKGIRDCPLRLEKATVEEYTMHAGMSPFEMQDILLPSGTNGVKDLHISVSHSSSLALFASLGKKLSVLSLDSGNLVVNYDLQFNRGTSAMQHYVATRPMFIDVEIMNADTKLVLGDLAGQASPSNVARGLSSLYKEITDTVHKEAATITAVFPSPSEVMSILVQLFADIGPCELEDGHSYITTHSIHFLQPAFLDFSHHQTLENGLLSLLLYCTFCFQGTSLIGWSCLQFLFFLLLQLLISSQTPS, from the exons ATGCAGAAAGGATTTTCCCATGCACTAGTGAAGAAAGAAGCATATTCTCAACTCAACTACCCAACAAAAGGGATAAGAGACTGTCCGTTGAGACTTGAGAAG GCAACAGTGGAAGAGTATACAATGCATGCAG GTATGTCTCCATTTGAGATGCAAGACATCTTACTGCCTTCCGGCACAAATGGTGTTAAAGACCTACACATTTCGGTTTCTCATAGTAGTAGCCTAGCTCTCTTTGCTTCTCTAGGAAAGAAATTATCAGTGCTCAG CTTGGACAGCGGCAACcttgttgtcaattatgacCTACAG TTTAACAGGGGTACAAGTGCCATGCAACATTATGTGGCAACACGTCCAATGTTCATTGATGTGGAAATAATGAATGCAGACACTAAGCTGGTTCTTGGTGACCTGGCTGGCCAAGCTAGTCCTAGTAATGTTGCTCGTGGGCTTTCCTCCTTGTACAAAGAAATCACAG ATACTGTTCATAAAGAAGCTGCAACAATCACGGCCGTATTCCCTTCACCAAGTGAAGTCATGTCAATTTTAGTTCAG TTATTTGCTGATATTGGACCGTGCGAACTGGAAGACGGACATTCTTACATCACTACTCATTCCATTCATTTTCTTCAGCCTGCCTTCCTTGATTTTTCGCATCATCAG ACTTTGGAAAATGGATTGCTTTCATTGCTATTGTATTGCACCTTTTGTTTCCAAGGCACTTCTCTG
- the LOC100803516 gene encoding uncharacterized protein isoform X2: protein MQKGFSHALVKKEAYSQLNYPTKGIRDCPLRLEKATVEEYTMHAGMSPFEMQDILLPSGTNGVKDLHISVSHSSSLALFASLGKKLSVLSLDSGNLVVNYDLQFNRGTSAMQHYVATRPMFIDVEIMNADTKLVLGDLAGQASPSNVARGLSSLYKEITDTVHKEAATITAVFPSPSEVMSILVQLFADIGPCELEDGHSYITTHSIHFLQPAFLDFSHHQDRLWKMDCFHCYCIAPFVSKALL, encoded by the exons ATGCAGAAAGGATTTTCCCATGCACTAGTGAAGAAAGAAGCATATTCTCAACTCAACTACCCAACAAAAGGGATAAGAGACTGTCCGTTGAGACTTGAGAAG GCAACAGTGGAAGAGTATACAATGCATGCAG GTATGTCTCCATTTGAGATGCAAGACATCTTACTGCCTTCCGGCACAAATGGTGTTAAAGACCTACACATTTCGGTTTCTCATAGTAGTAGCCTAGCTCTCTTTGCTTCTCTAGGAAAGAAATTATCAGTGCTCAG CTTGGACAGCGGCAACcttgttgtcaattatgacCTACAG TTTAACAGGGGTACAAGTGCCATGCAACATTATGTGGCAACACGTCCAATGTTCATTGATGTGGAAATAATGAATGCAGACACTAAGCTGGTTCTTGGTGACCTGGCTGGCCAAGCTAGTCCTAGTAATGTTGCTCGTGGGCTTTCCTCCTTGTACAAAGAAATCACAG ATACTGTTCATAAAGAAGCTGCAACAATCACGGCCGTATTCCCTTCACCAAGTGAAGTCATGTCAATTTTAGTTCAG TTATTTGCTGATATTGGACCGTGCGAACTGGAAGACGGACATTCTTACATCACTACTCATTCCATTCATTTTCTTCAGCCTGCCTTCCTTGATTTTTCGCATCATCAG GACAGACTTTGGAAAATGGATTGCTTTCATTGCTATTGTATTGCACCTTTTGTTTCCAAGGCACTTCTCTG